A window of the Teredinibacter franksiae genome harbors these coding sequences:
- a CDS encoding SulA-like leucine-rich domain-containing protein, with product MANPVAKNAHPVSPATQPQPPEKKSSGLTEIVLPVSGSDFIGNFEMVLPMLAHLSHQTQNRWLTWITTTEISKADLSTYGFQLQNVQVVRVNQKDVSWVLWEALSNGTSSTVVANVEHLSKLDFDNFDSACRQGNCRGLIFRSRH from the coding sequence ATGGCAAATCCAGTAGCGAAAAACGCCCACCCGGTTAGCCCGGCAACGCAACCGCAGCCACCAGAAAAAAAGTCCTCTGGCCTGACTGAAATTGTGCTCCCTGTTAGCGGAAGCGATTTTATCGGTAATTTTGAAATGGTTTTGCCGATGCTTGCACACTTGAGCCATCAAACACAAAATCGATGGCTCACTTGGATTACCACAACTGAAATCAGCAAAGCTGACCTTTCCACCTACGGATTCCAATTACAAAACGTGCAAGTCGTTCGCGTTAACCAGAAAGACGTGAGTTGGGTGCTATGGGAAGCTTTATCCAATGGCACCAGCTCTACCGTGGTGGCCAACGTTGAACACCTATCTAAATTGGATTTTGATAATTTCGATTCGGCTTGTCGCCAGGGAAATTGCCGAGGCTTGATATTTCGATCGCGTCATTAA
- a CDS encoding DUF6586 family protein, with amino-acid sequence MSAEDYRRSVDRQLVFSRWQLDVAEQGPSALSRQSCMQAAVLQLSCALDCYLSEITPRSSGSGGGFAQRLAALDTTVDFRLQELRLYLGDAGSWLNDLLSLANSCTEVPLAESGLAQAGDRIGGNGLIASTAEQRPIGWDSVDVRILGQILESFQQIVTRHRDLSIEQ; translated from the coding sequence ATGTCTGCAGAAGATTATCGAAGGAGTGTGGACAGGCAGCTGGTATTTTCCCGCTGGCAGTTAGATGTCGCCGAGCAGGGGCCTAGCGCCCTCAGTCGGCAGAGCTGCATGCAGGCGGCCGTCCTCCAGTTGTCATGTGCGCTGGATTGCTACCTTTCAGAGATTACTCCACGGTCTTCAGGCTCAGGAGGTGGTTTCGCTCAACGGCTGGCGGCTCTCGATACAACGGTCGATTTTCGACTGCAGGAACTGAGGTTGTATTTAGGTGATGCGGGTTCCTGGTTGAACGATTTGTTAAGCCTTGCCAATTCCTGCACTGAAGTGCCTTTGGCTGAATCTGGGCTTGCCCAGGCTGGTGATAGAATTGGTGGCAACGGCCTCATTGCAAGCACTGCCGAGCAACGGCCAATAGGCTGGGATTCAGTGGATGTTCGCATACTTGGCCAAATTCTTGAGTCCTTTCAGCAAATTGTGACTCGCCACAGAGATCTATCGATCGAGCAATAA
- the lexA gene encoding transcriptional repressor LexA, translating to MIKLTARQQQILELIKEHIQDTGYPPTRAEIAEILGFKSANAAEEHLKALARKGAIEMIAGASRGIRLPDTQSGLPLIGRVAAGSPILAEEHIEDYCDIPHSFFTPRADFLLTVHGMSMKDVGILDGDLLAVHKTDQARNGDIVIARIEDEVTVKRFKRERNRATVELWPENPDFNVIEVDLRDENFSIEGLSVGVIRRS from the coding sequence ATGATCAAACTTACCGCTAGGCAACAACAGATTCTAGAACTCATCAAAGAACACATTCAGGACACGGGTTACCCGCCTACAAGAGCTGAAATCGCAGAAATACTGGGCTTCAAGTCTGCAAACGCTGCTGAAGAACACCTAAAGGCACTTGCCCGCAAAGGCGCAATCGAAATGATCGCAGGTGCTTCTCGCGGAATACGCCTGCCCGACACACAGTCAGGCTTGCCGCTTATAGGTCGTGTAGCAGCCGGTAGCCCCATCCTCGCTGAAGAGCATATCGAAGACTATTGCGACATTCCCCACAGCTTTTTCACTCCACGTGCTGACTTCCTACTTACCGTTCACGGTATGAGCATGAAGGATGTCGGTATTCTCGATGGCGACCTGCTGGCGGTGCATAAAACAGATCAGGCTAGAAACGGTGATATTGTTATCGCCCGCATTGAAGACGAGGTAACCGTTAAACGCTTTAAGCGTGAACGCAATCGCGCAACAGTAGAACTTTGGCCCGAAAACCCCGACTTTAACGTTATCGAAGTTGATCTTCGCGATGAAAACTTCTCGATTGAAGGTTTAAGTGTCGGCGTAATTCGCCGTAGCTAA
- the topA gene encoding type I DNA topoisomerase → MGKSLVIVESPAKAKTINKYLGNQYVVKSSVGHIRDLPTSGSSKTPVDAKARAKQAALTRKMSPEEKAIHKKNKSREQLVKRMGVDPDNEWQAHYEILPGKEKVVAELRKLAEEADQIYLATDLDREGEAIAWHLREAIGGDSDRYRRVVFNEITKSAIQEAFKEPGRLDIARVNAQQARRFLDRVVGYMVSPLLWEKIARGLSAGRVQSVAVRLVSEREGEIRAFIPEEYWEIKAELDTAKGERAKYEVRKFQGSAFKPVSEQQAMTATAALGETGYSVTEREDKPTKSKPSAPFITSTLQQAASTRLGYGVKKTMMMAQRLYEAGYITYMRTDSTNLSKDAVEACRDFVQQEYGDKYLPESPNVYSSKDGAQEAHEAHEAIRPSDVTLRPVQLKGMERDAERLYTLIWNQFVACQMTPAEFTSSSLVVTSGDYELRARGRVIRFDGFMRVIPPTVKKEEDAILPDVKVGETLNLHQLLPTQHFTKPSARYTEASLVKELEKRGIGRPSTYAAIISTIQDRGYVHVENRRFYANKMGDIVTERLVESFSDLMDYSFTANMEQSLDGVADGRKDWLELLNEFYSDFTVKLEQAQNGEDGMRRNEPVETDIDCSNCGRKMQIRTGSTGVFLGCSGYALPPKERCKNTMNLVSGDEAVNVDDDEEAESRQLRQKHRCKTCNTAMDSYLLDETRKLHICGRNPDCDGYDVELGTFKIRGYDGPVIECDKCASDMQLKSGRFGKYFGCTSDECKNTRKLLRSGEAAPPKMDPVDMPELICEKVDDHYVLRDGASGLFLAASQFPKNRETRAPFVKELLPHKEEIDPKYDFLFSAPAQDDNGVDTLVRYSRKTKEQYVQSEVDGKASGWKAFYENGKWVVTAKAAAKKKVAPKRKAAVKKAKK, encoded by the coding sequence ATGGGGAAATCGCTTGTTATTGTGGAGTCACCTGCAAAGGCGAAAACGATTAACAAATATCTGGGAAACCAGTATGTAGTTAAGTCGAGTGTTGGGCATATTCGGGATTTGCCCACGAGCGGGTCTTCCAAAACACCGGTCGATGCGAAAGCTAGAGCGAAGCAGGCGGCTCTCACTCGAAAAATGTCGCCGGAAGAAAAAGCGATACACAAAAAGAACAAGTCGCGGGAGCAGCTGGTCAAACGCATGGGCGTAGATCCAGATAACGAATGGCAGGCGCATTACGAAATTTTGCCTGGCAAAGAAAAAGTTGTTGCCGAGTTACGCAAATTGGCCGAAGAGGCAGATCAAATATATCTGGCGACGGATTTGGATCGTGAGGGAGAAGCCATTGCCTGGCACCTGCGTGAAGCCATTGGCGGCGACTCGGACCGATACCGTCGTGTAGTCTTCAACGAAATCACTAAGTCCGCTATTCAAGAGGCCTTCAAAGAGCCTGGGCGCCTCGATATTGCGCGTGTGAATGCACAGCAAGCTCGCCGCTTTCTCGACCGGGTGGTGGGCTATATGGTCTCGCCGCTACTGTGGGAAAAAATTGCGCGTGGGCTTTCCGCCGGGCGAGTTCAGTCTGTAGCCGTTCGATTGGTGAGCGAGCGTGAGGGTGAAATTCGTGCATTTATCCCAGAGGAATACTGGGAGATTAAAGCTGAGCTAGACACAGCCAAGGGCGAACGAGCCAAATACGAGGTCAGAAAATTTCAAGGGAGCGCCTTCAAGCCGGTAAGCGAACAACAGGCAATGACGGCAACAGCGGCTCTTGGAGAAACCGGTTATTCGGTAACCGAGCGTGAAGATAAGCCAACTAAATCCAAGCCCAGTGCGCCATTCATTACCTCCACCCTTCAGCAGGCGGCGTCTACCCGTCTTGGCTATGGGGTGAAAAAAACCATGATGATGGCCCAGCGTTTATACGAGGCGGGCTACATCACCTACATGCGTACAGACTCCACCAATCTAAGTAAGGACGCCGTAGAGGCCTGTAGAGACTTCGTGCAGCAGGAGTATGGCGATAAGTATCTGCCGGAGAGCCCCAACGTTTACTCCAGTAAGGATGGCGCTCAGGAAGCTCACGAAGCTCACGAAGCTATCCGGCCGTCTGATGTCACGTTACGACCTGTTCAGTTAAAAGGTATGGAGCGGGATGCTGAACGCCTTTACACGCTAATCTGGAATCAATTTGTTGCCTGCCAGATGACACCCGCTGAATTCACCTCCAGTTCGCTGGTAGTAACGTCGGGTGATTACGAGTTGCGCGCGCGTGGACGCGTTATTCGCTTTGATGGCTTCATGAGAGTCATACCGCCAACCGTCAAAAAAGAGGAGGATGCAATACTTCCCGATGTGAAAGTGGGTGAAACGCTCAACCTTCACCAGTTGCTTCCTACTCAACATTTCACCAAACCTTCCGCGCGATATACCGAAGCTAGCTTGGTTAAAGAGTTGGAAAAGCGCGGAATAGGGCGCCCCTCGACCTATGCGGCCATTATTTCCACGATCCAGGATCGTGGCTATGTGCATGTGGAAAATCGTCGATTTTACGCCAATAAAATGGGCGACATTGTTACCGAGCGACTAGTAGAAAGCTTTAGCGACCTGATGGACTACAGCTTTACCGCGAATATGGAGCAGTCTCTCGACGGTGTGGCCGACGGGCGAAAAGACTGGCTGGAGTTACTTAATGAGTTCTACAGCGATTTTACGGTTAAGCTTGAGCAGGCTCAAAATGGCGAAGATGGTATGCGCCGAAATGAGCCTGTTGAAACCGATATCGACTGCTCAAATTGCGGTCGTAAAATGCAAATTCGTACCGGTAGTACGGGTGTATTCTTGGGTTGTTCCGGTTATGCGTTGCCACCGAAAGAGCGCTGTAAAAATACAATGAACCTTGTTTCGGGTGATGAAGCCGTTAACGTCGACGACGACGAAGAAGCCGAATCTCGCCAGCTGCGGCAGAAGCACCGTTGTAAAACCTGTAATACCGCGATGGACAGCTATCTACTGGATGAAACGCGAAAATTGCATATCTGTGGTCGTAATCCAGATTGTGATGGTTATGATGTTGAGCTGGGGACGTTCAAAATTCGCGGGTACGATGGCCCGGTAATTGAGTGTGATAAGTGTGCTAGCGATATGCAGCTCAAGTCTGGTCGTTTTGGTAAATATTTTGGTTGTACCAGCGACGAATGTAAAAATACGCGTAAATTATTGAGAAGTGGTGAGGCTGCCCCCCCTAAAATGGACCCGGTGGATATGCCCGAGCTGATTTGCGAGAAAGTCGACGATCATTACGTGCTCCGCGATGGCGCTAGTGGATTATTTCTGGCAGCAAGCCAATTCCCTAAGAATCGGGAAACGCGGGCGCCGTTTGTTAAGGAGTTGCTCCCTCATAAAGAAGAGATCGACCCTAAATACGATTTTCTCTTTTCTGCCCCAGCGCAAGACGACAATGGTGTCGACACTCTCGTACGCTATAGTCGTAAAACTAAAGAGCAGTATGTTCAATCTGAAGTTGATGGCAAAGCGTCGGGCTGGAAAGCGTTTTATGAAAACGGTAAGTGGGTTGTAACGGCAAAAGCAGCGGCGAAGAAGAAGGTCGCGCCAAAGCGCAAAGCAGCCGTTAAGAAAGCCAAAAAATAA
- a CDS encoding dihydrouridine synthase: protein MSELKKSRFPNITLGVKGKLARLKERVDIRIREKAIARAKTRIYLHGKTPDDYAPEILETIVKEEEDKLKSELKDRSIIVLLAALGLSFWS from the coding sequence ATGTCTGAATTAAAAAAATCTAGGTTTCCTAATATCACCCTTGGTGTAAAAGGGAAGCTTGCTAGGTTAAAAGAGAGGGTTGATATTCGTATCAGGGAAAAAGCGATAGCGCGCGCCAAAACACGCATATACTTACATGGGAAAACACCAGACGATTACGCCCCTGAAATATTAGAAACTATTGTTAAAGAGGAGGAGGACAAGTTGAAGAGTGAACTGAAAGATCGGTCGATTATTGTACTTCTTGCCGCTTTGGGGTTGTCCTTTTGGTCATAA
- a CDS encoding DUF6763 family protein, with protein MAKIFPTVGNWYQDTSSMQVFEIVAVDEHNSTIEVQYADGDIDEFEIESWGQLHIVTAAAPEDANAGYGASYSDPWEDSPNHINNSYSNPLELIEPEPFSGFDDFM; from the coding sequence ATGGCCAAGATATTCCCAACCGTAGGCAACTGGTACCAAGACACCTCAAGCATGCAGGTTTTCGAAATTGTTGCCGTAGACGAACACAACAGCACAATTGAAGTACAGTATGCCGATGGCGATATTGACGAGTTTGAAATTGAATCCTGGGGGCAACTACACATAGTAACAGCTGCAGCACCGGAAGATGCGAATGCGGGTTATGGCGCGTCTTACTCAGACCCTTGGGAAGACAGCCCAAATCATATTAACAACAGCTACAGCAATCCTCTAGAGCTTATCGAACCGGAACCTTTCTCAGGTTTCGATGATTTTATGTAA